A stretch of the Mesorhizobium huakuii genome encodes the following:
- a CDS encoding GNAT family N-acetyltransferase: protein MAAIPLLEETSGGTAGAMVSGLAGLARDPDPAHIEILANNRPERKLAIYPASAGFDLVEELDYLCARTIEPNVFFNPRFLAPAMPRLEDREVRLAVIRDGDEYRNRLRLLVPLSVERPVVPLGVPVMRTWASPFGPLGTPLIDRDDPIGVVEDFFSMLSRPHLKLPKVLVLPDIRLDGPVASLLDSVAETRGLTLVTTGQTSRPVLQSELDGDDYLKASLRSHHYREFRRLKRRLADLGRLEHVVARGPEEIRHAIESFLTLEASGWKGRERTAMAIDRFRAAFAREAVHRLAEQDMCRIHSLTLDGRTIACLIVFVEAGVAYTWKTAYDETLSAYSPGTLLMIEVTRQHLDDPNIMMTDSCAVPDHPVMSRLWTERKPIGTLVIGLTPDADRLARQAASQLHLYRETRNMARLLRNRMKSLLRRR, encoded by the coding sequence ATGGCCGCCATCCCGTTGCTCGAGGAAACCAGCGGCGGCACCGCCGGCGCCATGGTGTCCGGCCTTGCCGGGCTGGCGCGCGACCCCGACCCCGCCCATATCGAAATCCTTGCCAACAACCGGCCCGAGCGCAAGCTTGCCATCTATCCGGCGTCCGCCGGCTTCGACCTGGTCGAGGAGCTGGATTATCTCTGCGCCCGCACGATCGAGCCGAACGTCTTCTTCAACCCACGCTTCCTGGCGCCCGCAATGCCTCGGCTGGAGGATCGCGAGGTGCGGCTGGCGGTGATCCGCGACGGCGACGAATACCGCAACCGGCTGCGCCTTCTGGTGCCGCTCTCGGTGGAACGGCCCGTGGTGCCGCTCGGCGTTCCGGTGATGCGCACCTGGGCGAGCCCCTTCGGTCCGCTCGGCACGCCGCTGATCGACCGCGACGATCCGATCGGCGTCGTCGAGGATTTCTTCTCGATGCTGTCGCGCCCGCATCTCAAGCTGCCGAAAGTCCTCGTGCTGCCCGACATCAGGCTCGACGGTCCGGTGGCAAGCCTGCTTGACTCCGTTGCCGAGACGCGCGGCCTGACGCTGGTCACCACCGGTCAGACCTCGCGACCCGTGCTGCAGAGCGAACTCGACGGCGACGACTATCTGAAGGCATCGCTGCGTTCGCACCATTATCGCGAGTTCCGCCGCCTGAAGCGGCGCCTTGCCGACCTCGGCAGGCTGGAGCATGTGGTGGCGCGCGGCCCCGAGGAAATCCGCCACGCCATCGAAAGCTTCCTGACGCTGGAAGCGTCCGGCTGGAAGGGCCGCGAGCGCACCGCCATGGCGATCGACCGCTTCCGCGCCGCCTTTGCCCGCGAGGCCGTCCACCGGCTCGCCGAACAGGACATGTGCCGCATCCATTCGCTGACACTCGACGGCCGGACCATCGCCTGCCTGATCGTCTTCGTCGAGGCCGGCGTCGCCTACACCTGGAAGACGGCCTATGACGAGACGCTATCAGCCTATTCGCCCGGCACGCTGCTGATGATCGAGGTCACCAGGCAGCATCTCGACGATCCCAACATCATGATGACCGATTCCTGCGCGGTGCCGGACCATCCGGTGATGAGCAGGCTGTGGACCGAGCGCAAGCCGATCGGCACGCTGGTGA